One genomic region from Anabaena sp. PCC 7108 encodes:
- the purS gene encoding phosphoribosylformylglycinamidine synthase subunit PurS: MQRKYLAKIFVTLRPSVLDPAGVAVQSGLKQLGYDSVEQVRIGKYIELTTIAPDEPKARQDLNQMCEQMLANPVIENYRFDLIEVESQTGVF, from the coding sequence GTGCAAAGAAAATATTTAGCTAAAATTTTCGTGACGCTTCGGCCTTCAGTCTTAGATCCTGCTGGTGTGGCTGTACAATCTGGCCTCAAGCAACTAGGATACGACAGTGTGGAACAGGTGAGAATTGGTAAGTACATTGAGTTAACCACTATCGCACCTGATGAGCCGAAAGCACGTCAAGACTTAAATCAGATGTGTGAGCAAATGTTAGCAAATCCGGTGATAGAAAACTATCGCTTTGATTTGATTGAAGTCGAATCTCAAACTGGCGTTTTCTAA
- a CDS encoding Fur family transcriptional regulator — translation MRAIRTRSQERILTLLKNIKQGISAQDLYVELRSRSQSMGLATVYRSLEALKLEGQVQVRTLANGEALYSLTQQDKHHLTCLQCGLSIPIHQCPVHELETELKSSHKFKVFYHTLEFFGLCNQCQVNQEISD, via the coding sequence ATGAGAGCCATACGCACCCGCAGTCAAGAGCGAATTTTAACCCTTCTCAAAAACATTAAACAAGGCATTTCTGCCCAAGACCTTTACGTAGAACTACGTAGCCGTAGTCAGAGTATGGGTTTAGCAACAGTTTATCGCTCATTGGAAGCCCTCAAGCTAGAAGGACAGGTACAGGTGCGAACATTGGCTAATGGAGAAGCCCTCTACAGCCTCACTCAGCAAGACAAACATCATCTAACTTGCCTACAATGCGGCCTTTCCATACCCATTCATCAATGTCCTGTCCATGAACTAGAAACAGAATTAAAATCCAGCCATAAATTCAAAGTTTTTTATCACACCTTAGAATTTTTTGGCTTGTGTAACCAATGTCAAGTCAATCAAGAAATTAGTGATTAG
- a CDS encoding SPFH domain-containing protein, translating to MEQFFLLIFLALGGSAVAGSVRVVNQGNEALVERLGSYNKKMQPGLNFVLPFLDKVVYEETIREKVLDIPPQKCITRDNVGIEVDAVVYWRIVDMEKARYKVENLQSAMVNLVLTQIRSEMGQLELDQTFTARSQINELLLQELDVSTDPWGVKVTRVELRDIIPSQAVRESMELQMSAERRKRASILTSEGDRESAVNSARGKADAQILDAEARQKSVILQAEAEQKAIVLKAQAERQQQVLRAQAIAESAEIIAQKIKTNPDAKKAVEVLFALGYLDMGATIGKSDSSKVIFIDPRTIPAALEGIRSVVSDVSTGSNPQ from the coding sequence ATGGAACAGTTTTTTTTGCTGATTTTTTTGGCGCTTGGTGGTTCTGCTGTTGCTGGATCTGTGCGTGTCGTCAATCAGGGAAATGAAGCTTTGGTGGAAAGATTAGGTAGTTATAACAAAAAAATGCAACCAGGGCTAAATTTTGTGCTGCCTTTTCTCGATAAAGTGGTCTACGAAGAAACTATCCGCGAAAAAGTCTTAGATATTCCTCCCCAAAAGTGCATTACCCGCGACAATGTGGGGATTGAGGTGGATGCTGTGGTTTACTGGCGAATCGTAGATATGGAAAAAGCCCGCTATAAGGTGGAAAATCTCCAGTCGGCGATGGTGAATTTGGTGTTAACTCAAATTCGCTCGGAAATGGGACAATTGGAGTTAGATCAAACTTTTACCGCCCGTTCTCAAATTAATGAACTATTATTACAGGAGTTGGACGTTTCTACTGACCCTTGGGGTGTGAAGGTAACTAGGGTTGAGTTAAGAGATATTATCCCTTCTCAAGCAGTGCGGGAGTCGATGGAGTTACAAATGTCGGCTGAACGACGCAAGCGAGCATCTATTTTAACTTCGGAAGGAGATAGAGAATCTGCTGTTAATAGTGCTAGGGGTAAGGCTGATGCCCAAATTTTGGATGCTGAAGCTCGACAAAAATCAGTTATTTTGCAAGCTGAAGCTGAACAAAAAGCGATTGTTTTAAAAGCCCAAGCAGAACGCCAACAGCAGGTCTTGAGGGCGCAGGCTATTGCTGAATCAGCAGAAATTATTGCCCAAAAAATTAAAACTAATCCTGATGCTAAGAAGGCTGTGGAAGTTCTGTTTGCTTTGGGTTATCTGGATATGGGGGCAACTATTGGTAAAAGCGATAGTAGTAAGGTGATTTTTATAGATCCTCGCACTATTCCCGCTGCTTTAGAGGGGATACGTTCTGTTGTTTCAGATGTTTCTACTGGCTCCAACCCTCAGTAA
- a CDS encoding NfeD family protein, producing the protein MPIFTLIWLLAGSVLCLMELFLPSAFVAFMMGISAFAVALLSQLGLGSVWLQVTVWLLLSTMLVFLSRRFLQSRRRKSKIQDAVIAETLTEIPVGQIGRVLYEGNSWRARCDDDKLSVPPHQSVYVVRREGTTLIVMPENVLHS; encoded by the coding sequence ATGCCCATTTTTACTTTAATTTGGCTGTTGGCAGGATCGGTTCTGTGTTTGATGGAGCTTTTTTTACCATCGGCTTTTGTGGCTTTCATGATGGGAATTAGCGCTTTTGCGGTAGCATTACTGTCTCAACTAGGTTTGGGAAGTGTATGGCTGCAAGTTACGGTTTGGCTGCTGCTTTCCACAATGCTAGTGTTTCTTTCCCGACGATTTTTGCAATCACGACGGCGCAAGTCAAAAATTCAGGATGCAGTTATAGCAGAAACTTTAACAGAAATTCCTGTGGGACAAATAGGAAGGGTACTATACGAAGGTAATTCTTGGCGGGCTAGGTGTGATGATGACAAACTTAGCGTACCACCTCATCAAAGTGTTTATGTGGTGAGAAGAGAAGGCACTACTTTAATTGTGATGCCAGAAAATGTGTTGCATTCTTAG